In one window of Pedosphaera parvula Ellin514 DNA:
- a CDS encoding HEAT repeat domain-containing protein produces MKITPPTANPPSRKRTKVIVAALIAVSVAGLAWLLLHTCEPSYNGKPFTLWLEECHQLKGSSEPASEEQQKAMKALGQMGTNAIPIIFRTLEGNDSPMRNKYREVWSTLPAFLKMVLPQPKPENFSVDEAIGALFQFADANPVEQLRSQLKSGNPAVREAAASVVLGHRPKWLSTKDETSLCISLLRDLDPAVRWESAMALGELGPAASNAVPALIASLQASEAGRNKLSTFHSRAAAAKALGSIGPAAASSVPALTNLLPSADTYLRVQIASAVWNISSEKSIALPILISDCPGLDSPTKWSAISTLGEMGPRAKAAIPMLLNELTNSKNDAFILAPITNALKAIDPEAAAKAGVK; encoded by the coding sequence ATGAAAATAACACCCCCAACCGCCAACCCGCCATCCCGCAAGCGAACCAAAGTCATCGTTGCCGCTCTCATCGCAGTGTCCGTTGCCGGCTTGGCATGGCTCCTTCTGCATACATGTGAACCATCCTACAATGGCAAGCCTTTCACCCTCTGGCTCGAAGAATGCCACCAGCTAAAAGGCTCATCAGAACCAGCCAGCGAAGAGCAGCAGAAGGCCATGAAGGCTCTGGGACAAATGGGAACCAACGCCATCCCCATCATTTTCCGCACATTGGAAGGCAATGATTCACCGATGCGAAATAAATATCGGGAAGTCTGGTCGACCCTGCCCGCCTTTTTAAAAATGGTTTTGCCGCAACCCAAGCCAGAAAACTTTTCAGTGGACGAGGCCATCGGTGCTCTCTTTCAATTCGCAGACGCCAATCCGGTCGAGCAGTTGCGCTCCCAACTCAAGTCCGGCAACCCCGCTGTCAGGGAAGCAGCTGCTTCGGTAGTGCTGGGGCATAGGCCAAAATGGCTTTCAACCAAGGATGAAACATCCCTTTGCATTTCCCTTTTAAGAGATCTCGATCCAGCCGTTCGCTGGGAATCAGCAATGGCACTGGGCGAGCTTGGCCCCGCTGCTTCAAATGCAGTTCCTGCACTCATCGCCTCATTGCAGGCTAGCGAGGCTGGTCGCAACAAACTCTCGACTTTCCATTCTCGCGCTGCTGCGGCGAAGGCATTGGGCAGCATCGGCCCTGCCGCCGCAAGCTCTGTTCCCGCATTGACCAACCTGCTACCCTCGGCTGATACTTACTTACGCGTTCAAATAGCATCCGCCGTCTGGAACATCTCCTCGGAAAAAAGCATCGCGCTTCCTATACTTATTTCAGACTGCCCTGGCTTGGACTCGCCCACAAAATGGAGCGCCATCAGTACCCTGGGAGAAATGGGCCCACGGGCGAAGGCCGCCATCCCCATGCTCCTCAACGAACTGACGAATTCCAAAAACGACGCTTTCATCCTTGCCCCGATAACCAACGCCCTCAAAGCCATCGACCCCGAAGCCGCCGCCAAAGCCGGAGTGAAATGA
- a CDS encoding HEAT repeat domain-containing protein, giving the protein MKITPPTNNPTSRRRTKVIVVALILISIAGLAWLLTRTREPSYNGKPFTLWLEEYSQKNRSGTLTEENRQSMKVLGQMGPKAVPIIVRAVEKNDSPMINKYRETWPKLPGLLKKVLPEPKPEAFFVSDAHTTFLHFVTPDFAANAVPQLIQLPRSHNPAVREVALQCLLSFKSMYPHSFPDKDLLSISISGLKDSSALARAISASLISAIGPAASNAVPALITTLQGSEAYRKGGTVDCRSVAACALGRIGPAAASSLPALTNLLTSTNVYLRIEVASAVWRITSDEHQALPILISDIPTLDSTNFKMLDKYKKYNAIICLAEMGPRATNALPMLLNELTNSKNDAFILAPITNALKAIDPAAAAKAGVK; this is encoded by the coding sequence CGGACTGGCATGGCTCCTCACACGTACCCGAGAACCCTCGTACAACGGCAAACCGTTCACCCTCTGGCTCGAGGAATACAGCCAGAAAAATCGTTCCGGAACATTAACCGAGGAAAACCGGCAGTCCATGAAAGTGTTGGGCCAGATGGGACCCAAAGCCGTCCCCATCATTGTCCGCGCAGTGGAGAAAAACGATTCTCCAATGATAAACAAGTATCGCGAAACCTGGCCCAAACTCCCCGGCTTGCTCAAAAAAGTGTTGCCTGAGCCAAAGCCGGAAGCTTTTTTCGTGTCTGACGCTCACACGACATTTCTACATTTTGTCACCCCGGATTTTGCCGCAAATGCGGTTCCTCAATTGATCCAGCTTCCCAGGTCTCACAATCCCGCAGTTCGGGAAGTGGCTTTGCAATGCCTACTTTCGTTCAAGTCCATGTATCCACACTCCTTTCCTGACAAAGACCTTTTATCTATTTCCATTTCCGGTTTAAAAGACTCAAGTGCTCTGGCCCGTGCTATTTCCGCGAGCCTGATCTCAGCCATCGGCCCGGCTGCATCAAACGCAGTCCCCGCACTCATCACCACATTGCAAGGCAGCGAGGCCTACCGCAAAGGCGGCACCGTCGATTGTCGTTCCGTCGCGGCATGCGCCCTTGGCCGCATCGGCCCCGCCGCCGCAAGTTCACTCCCCGCACTCACCAACCTGCTCACCTCGACCAACGTTTACCTGCGAATTGAGGTTGCCTCAGCTGTGTGGCGCATCACCTCCGACGAACATCAGGCTCTACCGATACTTATTTCCGACATTCCCACACTGGACTCCACAAACTTCAAAATGTTGGACAAGTACAAAAAATACAACGCCATCATTTGCCTGGCGGAAATGGGCCCGCGGGCGACAAATGCCCTCCCCATGCTCCTCAACGAACTGACGAATTCCAAAAACGACGCTTTCATCCTTGCCCCGATAACCAACGCCCTCAAAGCCATCGACCCCGCAGCCGCCGCCAAAGCTGGAGTGAAATGA